GTTAAAATAGAAAAAATATTTGATTAACAGTATTGACTTAGAGTGCGCTTAAACTTCTATACTGGTCACGTAGATGCAAGTGAGTGGAAGTTCATACAGTTATTAAAGGGAGGATTTCGTGTGAAACATTTTACGTTGGGGAATACAGGAATGCTGGTAAGTGCTTATGCTTTGGGCTGTCTGAATTTTGGATCGCGAACCGACAAAAAAACCTCTTTTCAGTTGCTTGATCATTTTTTTGAAGCAGGGGGGAACTTTCTGGATACAGCCAATAATTATGCGATATGGAACGAAGGCTGTGTTGGCGGAGAAAGCGAGTCTTTGCTTGGCGAATGGATGAAAGAACGAAACAACAGAGATCAGATTATCCTGGCCACCAAAGTGGGAGCGAAACCGGTAGTGCCGAAAAGCGAAAAATGGGAAGGCTTAGGCCGCCAAGCGATTGAGAAGGGCATTGACGAAAGTCTGCTGCGGCTTGGAACCGATTATGTGGACTTATATTATGCTCATGTGGACGATAGCGAAACCGAACTTGAGGAAACCTTGGAGACCTTTGATTCCTTGGTCAAATCTGGTAAAGTAAGGGCTATAGGCTGTAGTAATTATCGGCTTTCCAGGCTCCTTGAGGCCAAGGCGGTCAGTCAGTCCAAAGGATGGGAATCCTATTGCTGCATCCAGCAGCGATATACATATTTGCAGCCTAGAGCGGATGCGGATTTCGGAGTGCAGGTCAGTGCCGATGAGGATTTACTTGCTTACTGCAGTCAACACGATGATTTTACGCTCTTGGCTTATTCCCCCCTCCTTGGAGGCATGTACAACAGAGAGGAAGCTGTCCTACCCGATGCATACCGGAGAGAGGATCAGATCACCCGATTGCATACGCTAAGGAAGGTCGCCGGAGAGCTGGGAGCAACACCGAATCAGCTTATCCTTGCCTGGATGCTGCACAATCAGCCGAGAGCTCTTCCAG
This region of Paenibacillus sp. FSL K6-1096 genomic DNA includes:
- a CDS encoding aldo/keto reductase; the protein is MKHFTLGNTGMLVSAYALGCLNFGSRTDKKTSFQLLDHFFEAGGNFLDTANNYAIWNEGCVGGESESLLGEWMKERNNRDQIILATKVGAKPVVPKSEKWEGLGRQAIEKGIDESLLRLGTDYVDLYYAHVDDSETELEETLETFDSLVKSGKVRAIGCSNYRLSRLLEAKAVSQSKGWESYCCIQQRYTYLQPRADADFGVQVSADEDLLAYCSQHDDFTLLAYSPLLGGMYNREEAVLPDAYRREDQITRLHTLRKVAGELGATPNQLILAWMLHNQPRALPVVAASGLTQLEENLGALKLQMNSDQLDQLKQIMN